Proteins from one Staphylococcus sp. IVB6214 genomic window:
- a CDS encoding SDR family oxidoreductase: MSSQNPLTQYFHDTYEKQPQPYPGIQREMTPVPDCGETSYRGAEKLVGKKALVTGGDSGIGRAAAIAYAREGADVAIAYHPDEQVDAEDVKAFIEAAGQKAVLLPGDLRDADYARQMVKDAYEQLGGLDILVLNAGMQQFEFDIQKLDPKQLTDTFEVNVFSTVYSIQEALNYLEAGASIILTSSIQAVKPSPQLLDYAMTKSCNVSLAKGLAAQLGPKGIRVNAVAPGPVWTPLQISGGQPQEKIPNFGKNQPLQRAGQPVELADVYVLLASEGGSFITGQVYGITGGAPIV, from the coding sequence ATGTCTAGCCAAAATCCATTAACACAATATTTCCATGATACGTACGAAAAACAACCCCAACCTTATCCAGGTATTCAACGTGAAATGACACCAGTGCCAGACTGCGGTGAAACATCTTACCGTGGTGCTGAAAAATTAGTGGGTAAGAAGGCACTTGTGACGGGTGGTGATTCAGGTATTGGCCGTGCTGCAGCTATTGCTTATGCAAGAGAAGGGGCAGATGTTGCAATTGCATACCACCCTGACGAACAAGTAGACGCAGAAGATGTGAAAGCATTCATTGAAGCAGCAGGACAAAAAGCAGTATTGTTACCAGGAGACTTGCGTGATGCAGACTATGCGCGACAAATGGTTAAAGATGCCTATGAACAATTGGGTGGTCTTGATATTTTAGTACTCAATGCTGGTATGCAACAGTTCGAGTTCGATATTCAAAAGTTAGATCCGAAGCAGCTAACAGATACATTTGAAGTGAATGTATTTTCAACTGTCTATTCTATTCAAGAAGCATTAAATTACCTTGAAGCAGGTGCTAGCATTATCTTAACGTCGTCTATTCAAGCAGTAAAACCAAGTCCACAATTATTGGACTATGCGATGACAAAATCTTGTAACGTATCATTGGCGAAGGGATTGGCTGCACAGTTAGGGCCTAAAGGAATTCGTGTGAATGCTGTTGCACCAGGACCTGTCTGGACGCCACTACAAATTTCCGGCGGACAACCACAAGAAAAAATTCCTAACTTTGGTAAAAATCAACCGTTACAACGCGCAGGACAACCTGTTGAGTTAGCGGATGTATATGTATTACTTGCATCTGAAGGTGGTAGTTTCATTACAGGTCAAGTATATGGGATTACAGGTGGTGCAC
- a CDS encoding transglycosylase SLT domain-containing protein, whose protein sequence is MKKTLLASSLALAIGATGVATHTTDANAAEEQINKAELAQLALNNDASLNESAIHAGAYDYKFSLDGVNYHFWSDGVYFGYEYNENGSVEAASSMAQPTEIADVNNVAMTQSESNNASYVQTQQQSYSNQPAAQAAPSYNYNTAQTSSVRLSNGNTAGSVGSRAAQEMASRTGVAASTWEAIIARESNGQLNAYNPSGASGLFQTMPGWGATNTYDQQIAAATKAYNAQGLSAWGF, encoded by the coding sequence ATGAAAAAAACATTATTAGCTTCATCATTAGCTTTAGCAATCGGAGCAACAGGCGTTGCTACACATACAACAGACGCAAATGCAGCTGAAGAACAAATCAACAAAGCTGAATTAGCGCAATTAGCATTAAATAACGATGCATCATTAAATGAAAGTGCGATTCACGCTGGTGCATATGACTACAAATTCTCATTAGACGGCGTAAACTACCACTTCTGGTCAGATGGTGTTTACTTCGGTTATGAATACAATGAAAACGGTAGTGTAGAAGCAGCATCTTCAATGGCACAACCAACTGAAATTGCTGATGTGAACAATGTTGCAATGACTCAATCTGAATCAAACAATGCATCATACGTTCAAACACAACAACAATCATATTCAAACCAACCAGCGGCTCAAGCAGCACCATCATACAACTACAACACTGCACAAACTTCAAGCGTAAGATTATCAAACGGTAACACTGCTGGTTCTGTTGGATCACGTGCAGCTCAAGAAATGGCTTCACGTACAGGTGTTGCGGCATCAACTTGGGAAGCAATCATTGCGCGTGAATCTAACGGTCAATTGAATGCATACAACCCATCAGGTGCTTCTGGTTTATTCCAAACAATGCCAGGTTGGGGTGCTACAAACACTTATGATCAACAAATCGCTGCTGCAACAAAAGCTTACAATGCACAAGGTTTAAGTGCTTGGGGCTTCTAA
- a CDS encoding dicarboxylate/amino acid:cation symporter, whose protein sequence is MKLIGKLLLGIIAGILLGMLDVEILNKVLVTVKGVFGQIINYMIPLIIFFFIASGITSLGKGSGRLVGMTVGVAYTSTILAGLMALTVSYNLMPVIASSGKVPGEAPEIMPFFSFEFDPLMGVLTALITAFAFGIIAHKVEAFTMIKLIDEGQRIVEVLIEKIIIPFLPFYIATIFAEMTAQGTVVSILKVFGIVLIIAIVMHWVWLTVLYVIAGILSKKSPLTLLKTMLPSYFTALGTMSSAATIPVTLKQAKKNNVTPAVADFSVPLLATIHLSGSTITLVSCSVAAMIVLPSLSLVSVPTMIGFIFMLGVIMIAAPGVPGGSVMAASGILGSILGFNEAAIGLMIALYMAQDSFGTATNVTGDGAISAIVDRLGKKYTE, encoded by the coding sequence ATGAAACTAATTGGAAAGTTATTATTAGGGATTATTGCGGGTATTTTACTTGGGATGTTAGATGTTGAAATTCTCAATAAAGTACTTGTAACAGTGAAGGGCGTCTTCGGACAAATCATCAACTACATGATTCCGTTGATTATCTTTTTCTTTATTGCTTCTGGTATTACATCACTCGGCAAAGGTTCAGGAAGACTTGTTGGTATGACAGTAGGTGTCGCATATACATCAACGATTTTAGCAGGTTTAATGGCGTTAACTGTTTCTTATAATTTGATGCCAGTGATTGCATCAAGTGGTAAAGTGCCTGGGGAAGCACCTGAGATTATGCCATTCTTCTCTTTTGAATTTGATCCATTAATGGGTGTATTAACAGCATTGATTACAGCATTTGCATTCGGTATTATTGCGCACAAAGTTGAAGCATTCACGATGATTAAGTTAATCGATGAAGGTCAGCGCATTGTAGAAGTATTAATTGAAAAAATTATTATTCCATTCTTACCATTCTATATCGCAACAATCTTTGCTGAAATGACAGCACAAGGGACAGTTGTCAGTATCCTAAAAGTATTTGGCATTGTATTGATCATTGCGATTGTTATGCACTGGGTATGGTTGACAGTTCTCTATGTGATTGCAGGTATTTTAAGCAAGAAAAGTCCGCTTACGTTGCTTAAAACAATGTTACCATCTTACTTCACAGCATTAGGTACAATGAGTAGTGCAGCTACAATTCCAGTTACATTGAAACAAGCGAAAAAGAACAATGTAACACCAGCTGTTGCAGACTTTAGTGTGCCATTACTTGCAACGATTCACTTATCAGGTTCTACAATTACATTAGTGAGTTGTTCAGTTGCGGCGATGATTGTTTTACCAAGCTTATCATTAGTAAGTGTGCCGACAATGATTGGATTCATCTTTATGCTTGGCGTTATCATGATCGCAGCACCGGGCGTTCCGGGTGGATCTGTAATGGCAGCAAGTGGTATCTTAGGTTCAATCTTAGGCTTTAACGAAGCAGCGATTGGCCTGATGATTGCATTGTACATGGCGCAAGATAGCTTTGGTACAGCAACGAACGTAACAGGTGACGGCGCAATCTCAGCGATTGTCGATCGTTTAGGTAAAAAGTATACAGAATAA
- a CDS encoding Bcr/CflA family efflux MFS transporter, with the protein MTKTKLDLSHLSFIILLGAMTAFGPMLSDMYSPALPLVQKDLGTSTSQVQLTLSIAMIGIAFGQFIFGVIADRVPRKTLVLTILSLVVVASLASAISSSVSLFIMARLVQGLAGGGAIVIARATVAELYHGEILSRFFTALMVVNGIISILAPLVSALILTVAEWRAIFVALAVIGAVMFLVVLTHPKMKTLNTTHEAHDNFGAIFKDFGRLLKTPHFLVPMFLQGVTYIMIFSYGAGAPFITQNVYGLSPQNFSMLMVLTGIGLIISSQLANILLRFYNQLNVLAGFIILQVIGATLVMVVLLLHLPLVVLIIGFMLCVAPVTAIGPLAYSLAMQARTGGSGSASSLLGLFQFVLGSSVAPLIGIQGPDSVIPYSVVLGTTIVLLLVLMFLTRVLLRTTLNKA; encoded by the coding sequence ATGACAAAGACAAAGCTTGATCTATCACATTTATCATTCATTATTTTATTAGGGGCAATGACAGCATTTGGACCGATGTTATCAGATATGTACAGTCCTGCTTTACCGCTTGTTCAAAAAGACTTGGGTACTTCTACTTCACAAGTACAATTAACATTATCAATCGCGATGATTGGTATTGCGTTCGGTCAATTTATATTCGGCGTCATTGCGGATCGTGTGCCGCGTAAAACTTTAGTATTGACGATCTTATCCCTTGTTGTTGTTGCATCATTAGCAAGTGCAATAAGTAGTAGTGTCAGCTTATTCATTATGGCACGTTTGGTACAAGGGTTAGCAGGAGGTGGAGCGATTGTAATTGCTCGTGCAACAGTAGCTGAATTGTATCATGGAGAAATTCTGAGCCGTTTTTTCACTGCTTTAATGGTCGTGAATGGTATCATTTCAATCTTAGCGCCATTAGTGAGTGCGTTGATTCTAACAGTGGCTGAATGGAGAGCGATATTCGTTGCACTTGCAGTGATCGGTGCAGTGATGTTTTTAGTAGTATTGACACATCCAAAAATGAAGACATTGAATACAACGCATGAAGCACATGATAACTTTGGAGCAATCTTTAAAGACTTTGGTCGTTTGCTGAAAACACCACACTTTCTCGTACCAATGTTTTTACAAGGTGTTACTTATATTATGATATTTAGTTATGGAGCGGGCGCACCGTTCATAACACAGAATGTTTACGGCTTATCGCCGCAAAACTTTAGTATGTTGATGGTATTGACGGGAATTGGTCTGATTATTTCGAGCCAATTGGCAAATATTCTATTACGTTTTTACAATCAATTGAATGTATTAGCAGGCTTCATTATTTTGCAAGTCATCGGTGCGACACTTGTGATGGTCGTATTGTTATTACACTTGCCACTTGTCGTCCTAATCATCGGGTTTATGCTTTGTGTGGCGCCAGTTACTGCAATTGGACCGTTGGCATATTCACTCGCAATGCAAGCAAGAACAGGTGGAAGTGGTAGCGCATCAAGTTTACTGGGGCTATTCCAGTTCGTCTTAGGGAGTTCGGTTGCGCCATTGATTGGTATTCAAGGACCAGACAGCGTCATTCCATACAGTGTTGTGCTTGGAACGACAATTGTCTTGCTATTAGTATTGATGTTTTTAACACGTGTCTTATTGAGAACAACATTGAATAAAGCATAA
- a CDS encoding alpha/beta hydrolase yields MSLNNYEQTVMTLKDHDDAQLEIVTMGDMTSDKAVVLIHGAVMNYKIMTVFAKYIHHVRLIFINCPGRGESSELARASHSLVDYATRINEALVSIVNETKLQELAIIGYSMGGLIATKLAGYNTLPIKQLVYLNSAAKIDIKELRISKLLMELVKDMKSDNQDGMIKSIPELVLDQGISKKHENNTNFTDYFAPVDAMVTDLLYTLGSDYLADIDKIVDMPNVLFLLGEDDVIFPNKDSKETLEKFESLGASVKSVIYPEVGHLDFLRVLDKTHDGALKSIESNINEWLHI; encoded by the coding sequence ATGTCACTAAACAATTATGAACAGACAGTTATGACATTAAAAGACCATGACGATGCACAGTTAGAGATTGTGACAATGGGAGATATGACATCAGATAAGGCAGTCGTATTGATACACGGTGCGGTGATGAATTATAAAATAATGACGGTATTTGCCAAATATATTCATCATGTAAGATTGATTTTTATCAATTGCCCTGGGCGTGGTGAGAGTAGTGAGCTAGCACGTGCATCCCACAGCTTAGTGGATTATGCCACACGTATTAATGAAGCATTGGTATCAATTGTCAATGAGACAAAACTTCAAGAGTTAGCGATTATTGGCTACTCAATGGGTGGACTGATTGCGACGAAGCTTGCAGGTTATAACACGTTACCGATTAAACAGTTGGTCTATCTTAATAGTGCTGCCAAAATTGATATTAAAGAATTGCGCATTTCTAAGCTACTAATGGAACTCGTTAAAGACATGAAGTCGGACAATCAAGATGGCATGATCAAGAGTATTCCAGAGTTAGTATTAGATCAAGGTATCTCTAAGAAGCATGAAAACAACACAAACTTTACAGATTACTTTGCACCAGTTGATGCAATGGTGACAGATTTGTTATATACGCTCGGATCAGATTATCTTGCGGACATTGATAAGATTGTTGATATGCCAAATGTGTTGTTTTTATTAGGAGAAGATGATGTAATCTTTCCGAACAAAGACTCTAAAGAAACACTCGAAAAGTTTGAGTCGCTCGGTGCAAGTGTGAAAAGTGTCATATATCCAGAAGTTGGACATTTAGACTTTTTACGTGTACTCGATAAAACGCATGACGGTGCGTTAAAAAGTATTGAATCGAATATTAACGAATGGCTACATATATAA
- a CDS encoding cyclase family protein → MWIDITHTLHEDIAPWPGDPAFKLEYFTTKKENGSANIAHISGSNHIGTHIDAAKHVSDDGWTADEIDIQRLIGDATILVFTDQTHITREDLERSHIEGTILLLKTRTVSQPTVFPNEITVLTKDAIDYLATCGIQVVGVDVPSVDALDSETLDNHHQLAQHQMYHIENLRLDDVMEGQYRFIGLPLKIQGGDAAYLRAVVDKK, encoded by the coding sequence ATGTGGATAGATATTACACATACACTACATGAAGATATTGCACCGTGGCCGGGGGACCCTGCTTTTAAGTTAGAATATTTTACAACTAAAAAAGAAAATGGGAGTGCGAACATTGCGCATATCTCTGGCAGTAATCATATTGGTACGCATATCGATGCAGCCAAGCACGTCTCAGATGACGGATGGACTGCTGATGAAATAGACATTCAACGTCTTATTGGAGATGCAACGATATTGGTGTTTACTGACCAAACACATATCACACGTGAAGATTTGGAACGTTCACACATAGAAGGTACGATATTATTGTTGAAAACACGAACGGTGTCGCAGCCAACGGTCTTTCCAAATGAAATTACGGTGTTGACTAAGGATGCGATTGATTATCTTGCGACATGTGGGATTCAAGTCGTCGGTGTAGACGTCCCTTCAGTAGATGCACTTGACTCTGAAACATTAGATAATCATCATCAGCTTGCACAACATCAAATGTATCATATTGAGAACTTACGTTTAGATGATGTGATGGAAGGGCAATATCGTTTTATAGGATTACCGCTGAAGATTCAAGGTGGAGATGCGGCATATTTACGTGCAGTCGTAGATAAAAAGTAA
- a CDS encoding phosphate--AMP phosphotransferase — MSEKIERLQLKAAELTRKTHVLGIPVMIVFEGVPASGKTRLANELLLTLDAKYTHFIATKTPSDEDLRYQFLQKFWHTLPSKGDINIYFRSWYAQYIDYKVHGIKQKVLKDYDHLYDDIQSFEQMLVDDHHEVIKYYINIDEEKRQEHIAQMKENPLTSWKAQEYENVVPTDVYQEKFASLLSSDWKVIDYTEREVAIEKMYKHFITRLETAIAHHEKRERTVDGAFTENFHTDLFGPIDTKVKKRTYESIIESLQLRLRELQFALYERKIPLVLVYEGMDAAGKGGNIKRVRELLDPTGYEVNTTSAPTDVELNHHYLWRFAKVMPKSGHISIFDRSWYGRVLVERVEGFATKDEWSRAYDEINQFEKMWTHDGAIVLKFFLSLDKDEQLKRFEDRQKDPTKQWKITDEDWRNREKWDVYLEASHDMINKTNTAHAPWLVVPADHKKTARIQVLKYIIQKCEEKLWGVKQY, encoded by the coding sequence ATGAGCGAAAAGATTGAAAGATTACAATTGAAAGCAGCTGAGTTAACACGAAAAACACATGTATTAGGTATTCCGGTAATGATTGTTTTTGAAGGTGTACCCGCATCAGGGAAAACAAGACTTGCCAACGAACTATTACTAACATTAGATGCCAAGTATACACATTTTATTGCGACCAAGACACCATCCGATGAAGATTTACGCTATCAATTTTTACAGAAGTTTTGGCATACGTTGCCGTCTAAAGGGGATATCAATATCTATTTCCGAAGTTGGTATGCGCAATATATTGACTATAAAGTGCATGGCATTAAACAGAAGGTATTGAAAGACTATGACCACTTATATGATGATATACAGTCATTTGAGCAAATGCTTGTAGACGATCATCATGAAGTCATCAAGTACTACATCAATATAGATGAAGAAAAGCGTCAAGAACATATTGCGCAGATGAAAGAAAACCCTCTGACAAGTTGGAAAGCACAAGAATATGAAAATGTTGTACCAACGGATGTATATCAAGAAAAGTTTGCATCATTGTTAAGTTCGGATTGGAAAGTAATCGACTATACCGAACGTGAAGTGGCTATTGAAAAGATGTACAAACATTTCATTACACGCTTAGAAACTGCCATCGCACATCATGAAAAACGTGAACGCACCGTAGATGGCGCATTCACAGAAAACTTCCATACAGATCTGTTTGGACCCATAGACACAAAAGTAAAAAAACGGACTTACGAGTCCATCATAGAATCATTACAGTTACGTTTGAGAGAGTTGCAATTTGCGCTTTATGAACGCAAAATTCCGCTCGTACTTGTCTACGAAGGCATGGATGCGGCAGGCAAAGGGGGCAATATTAAGCGTGTACGTGAACTGCTTGATCCAACAGGATATGAAGTGAATACAACAAGTGCTCCAACGGATGTCGAGTTGAATCATCATTATTTATGGCGTTTTGCGAAAGTGATGCCAAAGAGTGGACATATTAGTATTTTTGATCGCAGTTGGTATGGTCGTGTCCTTGTTGAACGTGTAGAAGGTTTTGCGACGAAGGATGAATGGTCACGTGCGTACGATGAGATTAATCAGTTTGAGAAGATGTGGACGCATGATGGCGCTATTGTGTTGAAGTTCTTTTTGTCACTTGATAAAGATGAACAGTTAAAACGCTTTGAAGATCGTCAAAAAGATCCAACGAAGCAATGGAAGATTACAGATGAAGATTGGCGTAATCGTGAGAAGTGGGATGTGTATTTGGAAGCAAGCCATGACATGATCAACAAGACGAACACGGCACATGCACCTTGGCTTGTTGTACCAGCTGATCATAAAAAAACAGCACGTATTCAAGTGTTGAAATATATCATTCAAAAATGTGAAGAAAAGCTTTGGGGTGTCAAACAATATTAA